The DNA window AGAGGAGATCGACGTTCACCGGAGCGGCGAATATGTTCTCGTCGAGCTCCACAGTCTGCGGTTCGGCGGTTAAATCATCGAATGAATAAAGTTTCGCTTCAACCATGGCTCTTCCTCAGCTTGAGCAACGTCCCACGCGCCCCCGGGGTGGAACCGAGGAGCACGATCAGGTTCCTCTCCGGATCGACCTTGATGACGCGCAACCCCTTAACTGTCACCTGCCGCGCCCCTGCATGTCCGGGGAGCTTGCGCCCCTTGACGACGCGTCCCGGTTCCACGCACTGCCCGACCGAACCGGGACGGCGGTGGAAGTTGGAACCGTGTGTCTTCGGTCCGCCGGCGAAGTTCCACCGCTTCATAACCCCCTGGAACCCGAGTCCGCGTGAGATCCCGGTTACATCCACCTTCTCCCCCGCGGAGAAGATGTCGACCCCCACCTTATCTCCCACGTTGTAGGAAGAGGGGTCATCGACTCTGACCTCGAACAGGTAACGATGCGGCGGGACCCCGGCCTTCTCGAACTGCCCGAGGATCGGCTTCTTCACCTTCCGGGCTGGGATCTCCTCATAACCGAGTTGAAGGGCGTTGTAGCCGTCCGTCTCCTCAGTCTTCACCCTCACCACCGTGCACGGCGGAGCGACGATCACCGTCGCCCCGACGGCGCGGTCCTCGACGAAGACCTGCGTCATCCCAATCTTTCGCGCCATTATTCCTAGAGCCATCCTCGTGAACCTCCGTCTTATAGCTTGATCTCGATATCGATCCCCGTAGGGAGTTCGATATCCATCAGGGCGTTGATCGTCTCCGAGGTCGGCTCCTTGATGTCGAGCAAACGGGTGTGAATCTTCCGTTCAAAGTGCTCCATCGACCGCTTGTCGATGTGCGGGGAACGGAGGACCGTGTAAATCCGCCTTCTCGTGGGGAGCGGTATCGGTCCGGATATCTTGGCCCGCGTCTCCTTCGCCGCCTCCACGATCTTGCGAACAGAACTGTCCACCAGCTCGTGGTCATAGCCCCGCAGTTTAATTCTTATCTTCTCTCTCGCCATGGCTAGTAACCTCTACGTCTTATTATTTCTTCCTTCAACCTCTCCGGCACGACCTCGTACCGCGTCACCCGCAGGGTATAACTCGCCCTACCTTGGGTGAGCGAACGCAACTGCGTTGCGTACCCGAAGGTCTCCGCCAGCGGGACGGCGACCGATATGATCTGAACCGTCCCCCGCGATTTCAACTCACGGATCTCCCCGCGGCGACGCGAAAGATCCTCCAGTACCTCACCCAAATATTCCCCGGGGGTGATCACCTCTCCCTCCATGATCGGCTCGAGAAGGTCAAAAGTCCCCTCCTCATACGCCTTATGGAGTGCACCGGCAGCAGCCGCGCGGAAGGCAATCTCCGAGGAATCGACCGGGTGAAAAGACCCACCAACCAGGGTGGCCCCGATGTCCACTAAAGGATAACCGGCGAGGGGGCCATTTGTCAACGTCTCCCGTAGGGTTGTCTCCACGACCGCGCGGTACTCACGAGGGATTTCATCCTCTTTTATCGCGTCGGTAAACCGAAACCCGCTCCCGCGCGGAAGCGGCTCGAACCGGATGATGACGTGTGCATACTGTCCCCGCCCTGCCGTCTGGCGCTCGAACCTCTCTTCCACCTCGACCGCCTCCCGGAGTGTCTCGCGGTAGGCGACCTGGGGCGGGCCGACCAGGGCCTGCACCCCGAGCTCCTCGCGCAGGCGGCGGATCAGGACCTCAAGGTGGAGTTCCCCCATCCCGGCGATGATCGTCTGGTTCGTGGTCTCGTCGACCGATACCCGGAACGTGGGGTCCTCGGCGGCGAGCTTGCGCAGCCCATCCTCGAGGGCGTCCTGTTCGGCCTCGGTGCGCGGTTCCACCGCTACGAACACGACCGGTTCGGGAAACTGGATCTTCTCGAGCAGGATCGGAGCTTTGGGATCGCAGAGGGTATCGCCGGTATTGATCGGGCTTGAACTGACCACAGCGACGATGTCCCCGGCCGCGGTCGCGTCGAGCGGGGTCCGCTTGTCGGCGTGCATGCGGAAGATCTTGGTGAGGCGGATCTTCTTGCCGGTGGAGGAGTTGAGGATCGTCTCCCCTACCTTGACCGTTCCGGAATAGACCCGGACGAACACGAGCCTCCCGGCATAGCGGTCCGTCACTACCTTGAACGCGAGCGCGGCAAACGGCTCGCTGGGATCAGCACGGCGAATTCCCTCCCCGTTCACCCCGGCAATTGGGGGGATATCGACCGGAGAGGGAAGGTAGCGGACGATCGCATCGAGGAGGGGTTGCACTCCCTGGTTCTGAAACGCCGCCCCGCCGAGGACCGGGATCAACCGCTTCTCGATGCATCCTCGCCGCAGTCCGGCGTGGAACAGCTCCGGATCGACATCTCCCCTCTCCAGGTACTGCTCCATCACTCGGTCGTCATGCTCGGCTACCCGCTCGAGCGCCTGTTCCCGGTAACGGGCGACCTCTTCAGCAAGAGACTCCGGGACCGGGAGGAGTTCGAACTTCTTCCCCTTCGATTCCTGGTCCCAGACGATCAGCCGCTGCTCGATCAGGTCGATCATCCCCAGCAGGCGGCGGTCCTCGTCCTGGTACGGAATCTGCAGCGGGACGGTCCTCCCCCCGAGCCGTTCCTCGATCATGCGCAGGGTCCCGTAGTAGTCCGCCTCGGCGCGATCGAGCTTGTTGACGAACGCGATACGCGGGATCCCGTAGCGGTCGGCCTGATGCCAGACCGCCTCGGATTGGGATTCGACCATCTCCACCCCGGAGAAGATGACCACTCCGCCATCGAGGACGCGCAGAGACCGCTCCACCTCGGCGGTGAAGTCAACGTGCCCCGGGGTGTCGATGATGTTTATCCGATGTCCCTTCCACGGGCAGGTGGTCGCGGCGGAGGTGATGGTGATCCCTCGCTCCCGTTCCTGCTGCATCCAGTCCATCTCGGTATCCCCTTCATGCACCTCACCCATCTTGTGGGTGCGACCGGTGTAATAGAGGATCCGCTCGGTAGTGGTCGTCTTTCCGGCGTCGATGTGGGCAATGATCCCGATGTTGCGGACCTTCTCCAAGCCCACATTATCGGCGCTGGACATGGACGGGATGAGGGATTACCAGCGGTAGTGGGCGAAGGCGCGGTTCGCCTCGGCCATCCGATGGGCTTCGAGACGCTTACCGTACGCTTTGCCCTCTTTGTTCGCTGCGTTCAGGATCTCAGCGGCGAGGCGCTCGGCCATCGTTCGTTCGCCACGCTCGCGCGCTGCTTTCACGATCCAACGCAGGGCGAGTGCGGTCTGACGGTCGGGCGGAACCTCGTATGGCACCTGGTAGTTGGCCCCCCCGACGCGGCGGGTGCGCACCTCGAGGCGGGGGGAACAATTGGCGACCGCGGTGTTCACCACTTCAAGGGGGGGAACTTCGCTCCGCTTCTCGATCCGTTCCAAGGCTTCGTACACGATCCGCTCGGCGACGGATTTCTTCCCGTCGAGCATCACGTAGTTGATCAACTTGGAGAGGAGCTTGCTGTTGTATTTGATGTCCGGTTTGACGTCACGACCTGGGATCTGCATGCCCTCAGCTCCTCTTCGTCCCGTACTTGGACCGCCCCTGGCGGCGCCCCTCCACTCCCTCGGCGTCCATCGTGCCGCGGATGATGTGGTAGCGAACCCCAGGGAGGTCCTTGACACGACCGCCGCGCACCAGCACCATCGAGTGCTCCTGCAGGTTGTGCCCTTCTCCTCCGATGTAAGCCGTGACTTCCTTTCCGTTGCTCAATCGGACACGCGCTACCTTCCGCAACGCGGAATTCGGCTTCTTCGGCGTGCGAGTGTACACGCGGGTGCATACCCCACGCCGCTGCGGACACGAGGAAAGGGCCGGAGCCTTGCTCTTCTTCCCCTTCGGCTTACGTCCCAATCTAATTAGTTGATTAATCGTCGGCATAATCACTCTCCAATGTGGCGTGAATTTTAGGTCAGTCCTCGGAGTCTGTCAAGGGATCATCCGGAGCCGCTTCGACCGTCTGCACTGCCTGCTCAGCGGTCTGTGCCCCAGGGAACCCGGTCCCAGCCGGGATCCTCTTCCCCACGATGATGCTCGGCTTGAGCCCTTCGAGCTCGTCCGCCTCCCCGCGCAGGGCTGCCTCCGCGAGGACCTTGGTCGTCCGTTGGAACGAGGCGGCTGACAGCCATCCCTTCGTCTGCAGGGCGGCCTTGGAGATGCGCAGGAGTTCCCTCTCCCCGAGCGGGAGCTGTTTCTCCAACACCGGGACCTCGATCGTTTCGTCTCCCTGCCGCACGCGGATCGTCTCGATCGCCGCCCGGGCAGCGGCGTGAAGGATCTCTGGGGTCAATTCCGTCCCGGCCTGGGCGATCAGGTGTCCCTTGGCAACGACGTCTTCCGCGATTTCCGCCCCGATCAGCTCCTTCTGCAGCTGACGTGCGCGAGCGTTCCACTCCGAGAGGCGGCTTACTTCCTCCTGGAATTCCTCGAGCGGGACGAGGTCCCCGAGGAGGAAGCGGGAATCCCCCCGCTCCACGATCCGCACGTTGTTCAGGATCTGACGGATGATCACTTCCAGGTGCTTGTCGTTGATGTCCACTCCCTGCGCCTTGTACACCTTGTGGATCTCGGTGATCAGGTACTCACGCGTCTTGTTCACCCCGGCCGAGTCGAGGAGGGTATGGGGAGCGACCACCCCCTTGGTGAGGAGGTCTCCCTTCTTCACCTTGTCCCCCACGTGGACGACGACCGCCTGATCGGTCTCGACCACGCTCTTGTAGCGGAGGTAGACACGGGTTACCTCGCCTTCCGGCTCCACCCGATCGACGAGCGCTTCCCCGGCATGGTCGACCTCGAGGCGGACGAGCGGTTCCCCTTCTCGTACCCTCTCCCCGTTCCCTTTGGTCGGGGAGACATCCTGGGTTATGGGGAAGCGGATGGCCCTCCCATCCGGGTTATAGACGATGATCCTCCCCGGGATAATGCGGACGATTCCCTCTCCCTCGGCAGCGATGAAGATCGGCTTAGAGCGCGAGGTGAGGGGGTCGCCCTCCTTCACGGTCGTTCCCGGCTCGACGAGCATCCGTGACCCGTATGGGATTTCATGAGAGAACACCTCTCCGGAATCGGTTACGAGCTCGAAGGTGCGCGATTTCCCCTCCGGCCCCCTGATCGTCCCGTCCTTCTCCGCCACGATCGGCTCGATGTTGAACCGCTCGGTGAGGGGATCCCCCTCCTTGACCCGGTCTCCGTCCTTGACGCACGGAGTGGCGTTCGGAGGGAGGGGATAAGCCCGATCGCCGGAGGCGGTGTCGATCACGAACATCTCTCGTGCCCCATCGGAGCGGGAGAGGATGTAGACCTCGCCTGCACACGGGCTTCCCGCATCAAGGAGCTCGTCCACACTTCCAAGTTCGTCACCGGGCTCCGCCTTGCACAGGAGGGTCGGGAGGACGAGGGTACGTGCCTCACTCGTGATCTCGATCTGATCCTTGCCCGCATGGGTAGGAACGATCGCGGTTACGTGCCCGTCGAGGGGGGAGATCCCGGCCTGGCCGCTCTTCAGCGTCTTGCGCGCCTCGAACAGCTCCTCAGCGCGCGGGAGCCCTTGGGTGATGTCCTCACCGGCGACTCCACCAGTGTGGAACGTCCGCATCGTCAACTGGGTTCCGGGTTCACCGACCGACTGAGCGGCGATCACCCCGACCGCCGTCCCGAGGGCGACCGGCTTGTGGTTACTCATGTCGTATCCGTAGCAGAGCTGGCAGACCCCGCCCTTGGTCTCGCAGGTCATCGGAGAGCGGATCACGATCCGTGGGCGGACCGTGATCGCCTCCACCTTGGCTGCGCGTAGGAGCTCGAGCAGGTGAGAGGTGATCAGCTCATCCTGCTTGACCAAGACCTGGCCGGTCTTCGGGTCGTGCACTTCCTCCACGCTCTTCGTCCCGACCACCCGTTCAGCGCTGGACTTGTCCTTGAGCGGGATGGTCACCTGAAGGTTGCCGATGTGGTGCGCCATCTCCTTGGTGATCCACTCGTTCGCCGCGACGAGGACCTCCCCGGTCTCCGGATCGATGATCGGTTGGCTTGTCACCCTCCCGTAGATCCGCTCCTCGATCGACTCCATCACCTCGTACTGACTGAACCGGAGAGGGTCGATGTCTATCCCCTGCGCGGTGCCGCAATCGTGCTCTTTGACGATCGTGTCCGAAGTGGCATCGACGAGCCGGCGCGTCAGATAACCGGAGTCTGCGGTCTTGAGCGCGGTGTCGGCCGCCCCTTTCCGCCCCCCGTGGGTGGAGATGAAGTACTCCATCATGTCCAACCCCTCGCGGAAGTTGGAAATGACCGGCATCTCGATGATCTCTCCGGATGGACCGGCCATCGGACCGCGCATCCCGGAGAGCTGCTTGACCTGGTCCGGCCCTCCCCGCGCCCCGGACGTGACCATCCCGTACACCGGATTGAACTTGTGGCGACGCAGGTTCTCCATCGTCGCTTTCTCGACTTCATCGACCGTCCGCCGCCAGACGCGGATCACTGCAGCTCGGCGCTCCTCCTCGGTCGCGAGACCGAGTCGCCACATCTTGTTGATCCGCTGCACTACGGCGTAGGCCTCCTTGATGATCTCCTCCTTCTCCGGCGGGATGAGGCAATCGGTGATCGAGATCGTCAGTCCGGCCTGGGTGGCGTACTTGAACCCGATCGTCTTCAGACTGTCGAGGAGCTCAGCGGTACGGGCCCAGCCGAACCGATCGTAGCATTCAGTAAGGATCCGTTTTACAACCCGGCGGTCGAATACGCGGTTGTAATCGCGGATTTCAGGAGGGAGGAACTGGTTCAACTCGGCACGGCCGAGGGTGGTGTCCATGATCTTTCCATCGATCCGGATCTTCACCGGGGCGTGCAGGTCGAGGATCCCCTCCTCGTACGCGCGCCGCGCCTCGTCCAGGTCGCGGAACGCCTTTCCTGCCCCCTTCCCTTCCTCGTCGAGCAGGGTAAGGTAGTAATAAGCGAAGATCGGGTCCTGGGTCGGGACGCTGAGCGGCTCACCGTTCGCCGGGGAGAGGATGTTGCGTGGAGCGGCCATCAGCTCCCGCGCCTCTCGGATCGCCTCCGGGGACAGGGGGAGGTGTACCGCCATCTGGTCACCGTCGAAGTCGGCATTGTACGGTGGGCAGACGAACGGATGGATGTGAATCGCGTCTCCATCGACGAGGACCGGCTCGAACGCCTGGATCGACAGCCGGTGCAGGGTGGGAGCGCGGTTCAACAGGACAGGATGGTCCTTGATCAACTTATCCAGAATGTCCCATACCTCCGGCATCTCGCCCCGTAGCGCCTTGTTCTTGATCTCGTCGAAGTCGGAGAAGGTGATCGTCTCCAGGTGGTGGAGGATGAACGGCTTGAACAGTTCAAGTGCCATCTTCTTTGGAATCCCGCACTGGGATAGCTTCAGCTTCGGGTCGACCACGATCACCGCCCGGCCCGAGTAGTCGACGCGGCGGCCGAGCAGGTTGCGCCGCAGGCGTCCGTGCTTCCCGTGGATCCGTTCGGAGAGGGACTTGAGCGGACGATTGTCCCTCCCTTTGATCGGGGTCTCCTTCTTCTCGTTGTGGATCAGGGCGTCGACTGCCTCTTGGAGCATCCGCCGTTCGTTCCGCAGGATCACCTCAGGAGCTCCCATGTCGATCAGTTTCTTCAAGCGGTTATTACGGTTGATGATCCGACGGTACAGGTCGTTCAGGTCGGTGGTGGCGAACTTTCCCCCTTCGAGCTGGATCATCGGACGGAGGGCGGGAGGGAGGACCGGGATCACCTCGAGGACCATGTCCTGAGGGTCGTTCCCGGAAGCGCGGAGCTGGTCAACCACCTCGAGCTGCTTGATCAGGCGGCGTCGGTTTCCGGCCGAGGTCTCCTGACGGATCCGCTCGGTCAGCTCGCGGTGCAGCTCCTCGAGGTCGAGGGAAGCGAGCAACCCCTTGATCCCCGCCGCCCCGGTCATCGCCACAAACCCATCCGGGTAGATCCGCTCGTACGCTCGTTTCTCCAGCCGGTTCAGCCGGTCCCCCGGCTTCAGCGGGACCGCAGGGTCCTTGACCTTGGTGACGAGGAACACGAGGCTGTCCAGTACCTCCTGATCGATCGCTTCCCCTTCCACCGCCGGCCCGTAACGCTCGACGAGCATCCGGTAGGCGGTATGGGAGCAGATCTCATCTACCGGACGCTCGGCGATTACGGTCTCCGCCTCGATTTCATCTCCATCCTCAACCAATATCGGGACATCTCCGACGATCGGGTACTCCTGCGATCCGACGACCACGGCCTTGAAGTGCTCCCCGTTCTTCAGCCTCCGCTCCTCAATCGTCACCTTTCCGGCCTCGTCCGCGATCACACGCGGAGCGTCCTCCACGTAATAGGCCTGTTCCACCGTGAACGGGAACGCGCTCGATAGGATGTCCACCTCCGAGGTGTACATCGTCTCCCCGGGACGGATCTCCTTGCAGTCGGACGAGGTGACGATGTACAGCGCCTGCTCGAGCGGTTCGGTCTCGTAGTACGCGATCCGTTGTAACTCCTTCTTCTTCATCCCCAGAAGCCGGCTCAGCAGGCTCGATACCCCTTTCAGGTACCAGAAGTGAACGACCGGGCTCGCTAGGGAGATGTGCCCCATGAACACGCGCCGTACCGAGGAATCGGTGACGAGTACGTGGCACTTCTCGCATGTGATCCCCTCATATTTCTTCCCCTTGTACTTCCCGCAGGCGCACTCGTAGTCGTTCTCCGGGCCGAAGATCTCCTCGGCGTACAGCCCGCCCCGTTCCGGCTTATGGGTTCGGTAGTTGATCGTCTCCGACTCGGTCACCTCTCCGTGTGACCAGCTGAGTATCACCGACGGGGAAGCAAACTGAAGTTTTATCCGCTTAATGTCGTCCCCAGAGATCAATATGTTCACCTCTCGAATAGGTCTTTCCGCCGCTGTTATGCGTCTGCCTTGGTATCGCTCGCCGGTTCCTTCTTCTTGGATTCGGCCCCGGAACCGGATGGGGCCTTGCTCTTCTTCCGGTAATCGGTGGTGTAGTATCCGCTTCCTTTGTATACGACCCCAATGCGAGGGAGGAGGCGTCGCACCCGGGTGCTCCCGCACTGCGGGCAGATCGGTTCTTCTTTATTGCCATTAACATGCAAAATCTTAAATTCAAATCCGCAATCTTCGCATTCGTAACGGTAAAATGGCATACCCACCCCCTTCTCCCTTTCTGGGGAAATCCGGAACAACAATCTCGCGCAAACAGCATCTGCTGAAATCTTCACGTAAGTATAGCTCAGGGCGTGGCTTTTTCAAGGGCAAGAGTTGTCTCATACAAGATGA is part of the Candidatus Bipolaricaulota bacterium genome and encodes:
- the fusA gene encoding elongation factor G, which produces MSSADNVGLEKVRNIGIIAHIDAGKTTTTERILYYTGRTHKMGEVHEGDTEMDWMQQERERGITITSAATTCPWKGHRINIIDTPGHVDFTAEVERSLRVLDGGVVIFSGVEMVESQSEAVWHQADRYGIPRIAFVNKLDRAEADYYGTLRMIEERLGGRTVPLQIPYQDEDRRLLGMIDLIEQRLIVWDQESKGKKFELLPVPESLAEEVARYREQALERVAEHDDRVMEQYLERGDVDPELFHAGLRRGCIEKRLIPVLGGAAFQNQGVQPLLDAIVRYLPSPVDIPPIAGVNGEGIRRADPSEPFAALAFKVVTDRYAGRLVFVRVYSGTVKVGETILNSSTGKKIRLTKIFRMHADKRTPLDATAAGDIVAVVSSSPINTGDTLCDPKAPILLEKIQFPEPVVFVAVEPRTEAEQDALEDGLRKLAAEDPTFRVSVDETTNQTIIAGMGELHLEVLIRRLREELGVQALVGPPQVAYRETLREAVEVEERFERQTAGRGQYAHVIIRFEPLPRGSGFRFTDAIKEDEIPREYRAVVETTLRETLTNGPLAGYPLVDIGATLVGGSFHPVDSSEIAFRAAAAGALHKAYEEGTFDLLEPIMEGEVITPGEYLGEVLEDLSRRRGEIRELKSRGTVQIISVAVPLAETFGYATQLRSLTQGRASYTLRVTRYEVVPERLKEEIIRRRGY
- a CDS encoding 30S ribosomal protein S12, which gives rise to MPTINQLIRLGRKPKGKKSKAPALSSCPQRRGVCTRVYTRTPKKPNSALRKVARVRLSNGKEVTAYIGGEGHNLQEHSMVLVRGGRVKDLPGVRYHIIRGTMDAEGVEGRRQGRSKYGTKRS
- the rplC gene encoding 50S ribosomal protein L3 — encoded protein: MALGIMARKIGMTQVFVEDRAVGATVIVAPPCTVVRVKTEETDGYNALQLGYEEIPARKVKKPILGQFEKAGVPPHRYLFEVRVDDPSSYNVGDKVGVDIFSAGEKVDVTGISRGLGFQGVMKRWNFAGGPKTHGSNFHRRPGSVGQCVEPGRVVKGRKLPGHAGARQVTVKGLRVIKVDPERNLIVLLGSTPGARGTLLKLRKSHG
- the rpoC gene encoding DNA-directed RNA polymerase subunit beta', which gives rise to MNILISGDDIKRIKLQFASPSVILSWSHGEVTESETINYRTHKPERGGLYAEEIFGPENDYECACGKYKGKKYEGITCEKCHVLVTDSSVRRVFMGHISLASPVVHFWYLKGVSSLLSRLLGMKKKELQRIAYYETEPLEQALYIVTSSDCKEIRPGETMYTSEVDILSSAFPFTVEQAYYVEDAPRVIADEAGKVTIEERRLKNGEHFKAVVVGSQEYPIVGDVPILVEDGDEIEAETVIAERPVDEICSHTAYRMLVERYGPAVEGEAIDQEVLDSLVFLVTKVKDPAVPLKPGDRLNRLEKRAYERIYPDGFVAMTGAAGIKGLLASLDLEELHRELTERIRQETSAGNRRRLIKQLEVVDQLRASGNDPQDMVLEVIPVLPPALRPMIQLEGGKFATTDLNDLYRRIINRNNRLKKLIDMGAPEVILRNERRMLQEAVDALIHNEKKETPIKGRDNRPLKSLSERIHGKHGRLRRNLLGRRVDYSGRAVIVVDPKLKLSQCGIPKKMALELFKPFILHHLETITFSDFDEIKNKALRGEMPEVWDILDKLIKDHPVLLNRAPTLHRLSIQAFEPVLVDGDAIHIHPFVCPPYNADFDGDQMAVHLPLSPEAIREARELMAAPRNILSPANGEPLSVPTQDPIFAYYYLTLLDEEGKGAGKAFRDLDEARRAYEEGILDLHAPVKIRIDGKIMDTTLGRAELNQFLPPEIRDYNRVFDRRVVKRILTECYDRFGWARTAELLDSLKTIGFKYATQAGLTISITDCLIPPEKEEIIKEAYAVVQRINKMWRLGLATEEERRAAVIRVWRRTVDEVEKATMENLRRHKFNPVYGMVTSGARGGPDQVKQLSGMRGPMAGPSGEIIEMPVISNFREGLDMMEYFISTHGGRKGAADTALKTADSGYLTRRLVDATSDTIVKEHDCGTAQGIDIDPLRFSQYEVMESIEERIYGRVTSQPIIDPETGEVLVAANEWITKEMAHHIGNLQVTIPLKDKSSAERVVGTKSVEEVHDPKTGQVLVKQDELITSHLLELLRAAKVEAITVRPRIVIRSPMTCETKGGVCQLCYGYDMSNHKPVALGTAVGVIAAQSVGEPGTQLTMRTFHTGGVAGEDITQGLPRAEELFEARKTLKSGQAGISPLDGHVTAIVPTHAGKDQIEITSEARTLVLPTLLCKAEPGDELGSVDELLDAGSPCAGEVYILSRSDGAREMFVIDTASGDRAYPLPPNATPCVKDGDRVKEGDPLTERFNIEPIVAEKDGTIRGPEGKSRTFELVTDSGEVFSHEIPYGSRMLVEPGTTVKEGDPLTSRSKPIFIAAEGEGIVRIIPGRIIVYNPDGRAIRFPITQDVSPTKGNGERVREGEPLVRLEVDHAGEALVDRVEPEGEVTRVYLRYKSVVETDQAVVVHVGDKVKKGDLLTKGVVAPHTLLDSAGVNKTREYLITEIHKVYKAQGVDINDKHLEVIIRQILNNVRIVERGDSRFLLGDLVPLEEFQEEVSRLSEWNARARQLQKELIGAEIAEDVVAKGHLIAQAGTELTPEILHAAARAAIETIRVRQGDETIEVPVLEKQLPLGERELLRISKAALQTKGWLSAASFQRTTKVLAEAALRGEADELEGLKPSIIVGKRIPAGTGFPGAQTAEQAVQTVEAAPDDPLTDSED
- the rpsG gene encoding 30S ribosomal protein S7; protein product: MQIPGRDVKPDIKYNSKLLSKLINYVMLDGKKSVAERIVYEALERIEKRSEVPPLEVVNTAVANCSPRLEVRTRRVGGANYQVPYEVPPDRQTALALRWIVKAARERGERTMAERLAAEILNAANKEGKAYGKRLEAHRMAEANRAFAHYRW
- a CDS encoding FmdB family transcriptional regulator, with translation MPFYRYECEDCGFEFKILHVNGNKEEPICPQCGSTRVRRLLPRIGVVYKGSGYYTTDYRKKSKAPSGSGAESKKKEPASDTKADA
- the rpsJ gene encoding 30S ribosomal protein S10 codes for the protein MAREKIRIKLRGYDHELVDSSVRKIVEAAKETRAKISGPIPLPTRRRIYTVLRSPHIDKRSMEHFERKIHTRLLDIKEPTSETINALMDIELPTGIDIEIKL